Part of the Mycolicibacterium thermoresistibile genome, GGCGTTCACCCAGTTCCGGCAGGGCAAGAACTTCTACTACTTCCCGGACCACCTCAACATCGACCGTTACCGCGACGAGGACGGTGAACTGCGCGACTATGTCGTCGCGGCCCGGGAACTGAACCCGGACCGGCTGATCGACAACCAGCGGGACTGGATCAACCGCCACACCGTCTACACCCATGGCAACGGCTTCATCGCCTCGCCCGCCAACACGGTGCGCGGAGTCGCCAACGACCCCACCCAGAACGGCGGCTACCCGGAGTTCCTGACCAACGAGGTCGGCCCGGAGGGCATCATCAACCAGGGTCCGGCGGAGCTGGAGCAGCCGCGTATCTACTTCGGGCCGGTGATCGCCAACACGGCGGCCGATTACGCGATCGTCGGCGAGAACGGCCCGCCGCGCGAGTACGACTTCGAGACCAGCACCGAGACCCGCAACTACACCTACACCGGGTCGGGTGGGGTGCCGATCGGCAACTGGCTGAACCGCACGGTGTTCGCGGCCAAGTACGCCGAGCGGAACTTCCTGTTCTCCAATGTGATCGGCGAGAATAGCAAGCTGCTGTTCAACCGTGACCCGGCGGACCGGGTGGAGGCGGTGGCGCCGTGGCTGACCACCGACACCACGGTGTACCCGGCGATCGTCAACAAGCGGATCGTGTGGATCGTCGACGGTTACACCACGCTGGACAACTACCCGTACTCGGAGCTGACGACGCTGTCGTCGGCCACCGCGGACTCCAATGAGGTCGCGATCAACCGGCTGCAGCCGGACAAGCGGGTGTCCTACATCCGCAACTCGGTGAAGGCCACCGTCGACGCCTACGACGGCACCGTCACGCTGTACGCGCACGACGAGGACGACCCGGTGCTGCAGGCGTGGATGAAGGTGTTCCCGGACACCGTGAAACCCAGCAGCGAGATCTCCGATGAGCTGCGCGAGCATCTGCGCTATCCCGAGGACCTGTTCAAGGTGCAGCGGGCGTTGCTGGCCAAGTACCACGTCAGCGACCCGATCACGTTCTTCTCCACGTCGGACTTCTGGGATGTCCCGCTGGATCCGAACCCGACGGCGAGCAGCTTCCAGCCGCCGTACTACATCGTCGCCAAGGACCTCGCGCTGAACGACGGCTCGGCGTCGTTCCAGCTCACCAGCGCGATGAACCGGTTCCAGCGCGACTTCCTGGCCGCCTACATCAGCGCCAGCTCGGATCCGGAGACCTACGGACGGCTGACGGTGTTGACCATCCCCGGCCAGGTCAACGGCCCCAAACTGGCCAACAACGCGATCACCACCGACACCGCGGTGAGCCAGGACCTCGGCGTGATCGGCCGGGACGGCCAGAACCGCATCCAGTTCGGCAACCTGCTGACACTGCCGCTCGGCGACGGCGGACTGCTCTACGTCGAACCGGTGTACGCGTCGCCGGGCCGCGGTGATGCGGCGTCGTCCTACCCGCGGTTGATCCGGGTGGCGATGATGTACAACGACAAGATCGGCTACGGGCCCACCGTCCGGGACGCGCTGATCGACCTGTTCGGGCCGGGCGCCGACGCGACGGCGACCGGGCCGGCGCCGACCGGTGCGGTGACCGGTGAGACACCCGAGGCCACCACACCCACCGACGGTCAGGCGGCCGCGTCCGTGCCGCCGCGGGCCGGTCAGCCGGAGCGGGCTCCCGAGGCCGCACCGCGCACCCCGGCCCCGGAGGCGGCGGTGCCGCCGGCCGACGGCGCCCCGGTGCAGCTGTCGCCGGCCAAGGCGGCCGCGCTCCGTCAGCTCGACTCCGCGATGGACGAGGTCCGGGAGGCCCAGCGCAGCGGCGACTTCGCCCGGTACGGGCAGGCGCTGCAGCGGCTGCACGACGCGATGGACCGGTTCAACTCCGCCGAATAGCGGGAATACCCGGTGACGCGGAGCGGTTGTACGAGTCGGTTCCGCCGGCCGACGCGCCGTCGCCGCACGCGTGCGGTGAGCCACGGCGAAGCCGGGGACAATCGTGAGAAGAACCACAGTCCCTGGTGGGCCAGCAATTTGGCCGTGCGCGGCTGGTTGGGTAACCTTGTGTTTACCCGACGCGGGGTGGAGCAGCTCGGTAGCTCGCTGGGCTCATAACCCAGAGGTCGCAGGTTCGAATCCTGTCCCCGCTACTAACGCCCTGGGTGGGAGTATGATCCATTCGCTCCCACCCGGGGCATTACCAATTCTGCTGCCGGTCACCGCTTTTGGCGAGTAGCATCGCGACCGTGACGGCCGCACCCAGCTATCTCGGCGAGGTGCGGGTCAATTGGCGGCCGCTGGCGGCGGCCACCGCGGGACTGAGCGCGGGGCTGAGCCTGAGCGCCTACACCAATGCCGCGATGGCGCCGCAGTTCCTGGCGGCTTTCGACTGGAGCCGCTCCGACTTCGCGCTGACCGGTGTCATCGCACTGCTGACGTTCGTGTTCCTGCCGGTCTACGGGCGGCTCACCGATCTGTTCGGGGTGCGCCGCATCGCGCTGATCGGCGTCACGGGGCTGCCGGTCTGTTGGATCGGGTACGCGTTGATGTCCGGCCCGATCTGGCAGTACTTCGCCATTCACGTCGCGATGATCGCGCTGGGAACGACGACCACACCGGCCATCTACAGTCGGCTGGTGGCGATTCGGTTCGACCGGGCGCGCGGGTTGGCCCTGGCCGTCGCGATCTCCGGGCCGCCGCTGCTGGGCGCACTCGGCGTGCCCGCCCTGGACGCGGTGAATCAGACTCTCGGATGGCGCTGGGGATGTGTGGCGATCGCGGTGGCGATCGCGGTAGTGGGGTTCGCCGCGCTGGCTCTGGCGCCGCGCCCGAACCCCGCCGCCGACCCGGCCCCTGCCGATCCAACCGGCGAGACCCCTTCCCGCGGTCGGGACGACACCCATCGGCGGACCGGCGCCGCGTACCGTATGATCGGCCGCAACCCGGTCTTCTGGATCCTGTTGGCCGGCATCCTGCTGTGCAATCTGTACCACTCGGTGACCACCGCCCAACTCGGTGTGGTCCTCGGCGACTCGGTCGGTTCGGGCAATGGTGTCGCGGTGCTCGTCTCGATCTTCGCGGCGGCGGTGATCGTCGGCCGGTTCGCCTGCGGGCTCGCTCTGGACCGGCTGCCGTCGCACCTGGTCGCGGCGGTCGCGATGGGGCTGCCCGGCCTGGGGTGTCTGCTGATCGCGACACCGTGGGACGGGTTCGCCGTGCTGGTGGTGGCGGTGTGTTGTCTCGGCGCGGCCTGGGGCGCCGAAGGTGACGTCGTCGCCTACCTGGTGGCGCGCCGCTTCCGGTTGACCGTCTACAGCACGGTGCTGAGCATCCTGTCCGCGGCGATCGGCGTCTCCTCGGCGGTCGGGGCCGTGGTGCTCAGCCGCACCCTGCAGGCCAGTGACAGTTTCAACGGGTTCCTGGTGTTCGCCGGGGTCGCGGCATTCCTCGGTGGCGCGTTGTTCCTGCTGTCGGGTTCCCGGCGTGGGGAATCGGACCCACCGCCGGAGGGCCCGGTGCGGTCCGGAACCGCCGCCGTGGCATCAACCGGCTGAGCTGGTTTACAAACCGCCTCGAAACTGTCATTCTCAGAATTCGTAAACGACTGTTTTCGCATTGGCATCGTTCCGCACTGGAGGCAGACATCAACAGCGGCAAGAACGGCGGCGACGTTCTCGGCGGGGTCCGGGTGCTCGAGGTGGCGGCATGGACGTTCGTGCCGTCGGCGGGTGCGGTGCTGGCCGAATGGGGGGCCGAGGTCATCAAGGTCGAACCGGTCGCGGGCGGCGACCCGCAACGGGGGCTCGTGACCATGGGCATCGTCGACGAGGGCGGCGGGGTCGTCAACTACATGATCGAGATCCCGAACCGGGGCAAGAAGTCGATCGGCGTCGACCTGCTGAACCCGGCAGGCCAGGAGGTGGTGCACGAACTGGCCAAGACCTGTGACGTCTTCCTGACCAGCTATCTGCCCGGCCGGCGCAGACGAATGCGCATCGACGTCGAGGACATCCGGGCGGTCAACCCGAACATCGTCTATGTCCGCGGATCCGGGCACGGCCCGGACGGGCCCGATGCGGACAAACCCGGCTACGACGGCGTCTCCTACTGGTCGCGCGGTGGAATCGCCCACGTCCTGACCGAGGACGCCGAGGAGTTGGTGCGGTCCCGGCCCGCCTTCGGTGACCTGCTCGGCGGGATGACGATCGCCGGGGGTATCGCCGCAGCGCTGTACAAGCGTGCCACCACCGGTGAGGGGTCGGTGGTGGACGTGTCGCTGTTGGGACTCGCCGCCTGGAATCTGAGCCCGGACATCGCGGTGAGCCAGATCCACGGCGGCAGCTCCATTCCCACGTTCGGCCACGCCGACGCCCCCAACCCGCTGGTCGGCAACTATCGCACCAAGGACGGCCGGTACGTCACCCTGATGATGTTGCAGTTGGACAAGTTCTTCGCCGAGGCCATGCATGCCATCGGTCTTCCGCAGGTGCTCGACGATCCGCGATTCGCCGATCCGGCAGCGCGATTCGAGAACCGCAGCACACTGATCGCGATGATGGACGAGGTGTTCGCCCAACGCACCCTGGCCGAGTGGCGCGAGGCCCTGGCAGGGCTGTCCGGCGCCTGGGGTGTGGTGCAGACGCCGGGCGAGGTGTGTGCGGATCCCGCGGTCACCGCCAACGGCTATATCGCGCACACCACCACGATGAACGGTGTGCCCTACGCGATCCCGGTCAATCCCGTGCAGTTCGACCGACACCACGTGGTGCCGGACGGGGCGCCCGAACACGGGCAACACACCGAGGAGGTGTTGCTCGACGCCGGGCTGGGCTGGGACGCCATCGAGCGCTACAAACAGATGGGAGCCGTGCTGTGAGCGTGCAGGTCGACAAGCCCGTCGACGGGCCGGTGCAGTTCGATCCGTTCTCCGAGGATTACTTCAACGGGCCATGGCAGACCTACCGGCGGCTGCGTGACGAGGCGCCGGTCTACTACAACGCCGAATGGGATTTCTGGGCGCTGTCACGGTTTGACGACGTTGCCGCGGCCACCAAGGATCACGAGACGTTCTCCTCGGCCAAGGGCGCCACCCTGGACATGGTCAAGGCGCCCGAACAGTCGATCCCGGTGCCCAAGGTGATCATCTCGATGGACCCACCCGAGCACAACCGCATGCGCAAGCTGGTCAGCAGCGTGTTCACTCCGCGTGCGGTCGCGGCGCTGGAAGACATGGTGCGCGAGAAGATCTACCGCCTCATCGAGCGGCTCGACCCCGCGGCGGGTTTCGACGCGGTCGCCGACTTCTCGGCGATCTTCCCCAACCAGGTCATCACCACCATGCTCGGGGTTCCCGAGGAGGACCGCGAGCAGATCCGGCGCTGGCTCGACCTGCTCATCGAGCGCAAGCCCGGTCAGATCCACATCACCGACGAAGGATACGAGGCGTCGGTCGCGACCGGAATGTACTACTACGGTCTGGTCCAGAAACGCCGGGCCGCACCGCAGGACGACATGATCAGCCGGCTGATCGAAACCGAGATCGAACGCGACGGTCGGATCGAGAAGCTGACCGACGTCGACATCACCGGCTTCGCGACGATGCTCGGCGGCGCCGGCGCGGAGACCGTCACCAAACTCATCGGCAACGCGGTGGTGGCATTCGCCGATTTTCCCGACGAATGGCAGAAGCTGCGCGCCGATCGGTCCAAGATCCCGGCGGCGATCGAGGAACTGCTGCGCTTCGAAGCGCCGTCGCAGTATCAGGTACGGGTGAACACCCGCGATGTGACCCTGCACGGCACCACCATTCCGGAGGGCAGCGCGGTTCTGCTGCTCACCGGGTCGGCGCTGCGAGACGAGCGGGTGTTCCGCGATCCGGACCGGCTCGACATCGACCGGGACCGGGTGATGGGTTTCAATCTGGCCTTCGGATACGGCATTCACAGTTGTCTGGGTGCGGCGCTGGCCCGGATGGAGAGCCGAATCGCGTTGGAGGCGCTGTTGGATCTGATCCCCGAGTACGAAGTGGACCGGGCCGGGCTGCGCCGGGTGCAGATGTCGAACGTGTCGGGGTTCAAGAACGTGCCGGTTCGCGCCGGGCGCTGACAGCGGGGTCACCGGAGGGCGCCGGTCGACGCGCTGTCAGCCGGCCGACGACCTTCTGCCGCGGTGCGGACGGTCGTCGACGAATCCGCGCAGCACGAACGACCGGACGAAGTCGGCCACCGCCCCGTCGTCGCTCATGTCGATCGTCGGTGACGGTGTGTTGAACAGCGAGAACAGGATTCGTGCCACCCATTCGCTGGCCTTGGGGATGTCGAGGTCCTTGCGGACCTCTCCGGTGACCCGTCCGGCGGACAGATACGGTGCGATGAAGTCGGCGCACTCCTTGAGCAGTACGGCTGAGTCCCTGGTCAGCAGGATGCTGACCTCCTCTTCGTCGAAGTACTTCTCGCCCTGCACCACCCGCCGCGCCTGTGTGACGAATACGCAGGCGCGGACCAGCTTGTCCTCCAGGTCCTCTCCCCGGTTCACCACCTTGGCCATGTTCCGGTAGAACCGCTCCGAGGCGGCCTCGGCGCAGGCCTCGACGATCGCGGCCTTGTCAGGGAAGTACTCGTAGACGGTGCTGCGGGAGACCTCGGCTTTGCGTGCGATGTCGACGATCGTGGTCTTGCGCAGCCCGTAGGTGCGGAAGCATGCGAAGGCCCCCATGATGATCGCCTCACGGGTTTCCAGCGCGGTCGCCTCCGTCACAGCCACGACGATACTCAACCGGGCGCCAGGATCAGTCCGCTGGTCGGCACGCCGGTCCCCGAGGTGACCAGCACGTGTTCGACGTTCTCGACCTGGTTGTAGGAGGTGCCGCGCACCTGTCGGACCCCCTCGGTGATGCCGTTCATCCCGTGGATGTAGGCCTCGCCGAGCAGCCCGCCGTTGGTGTTGATCGGCAGCGATCCCCCCAGCGAGAGTTCGTCGACCGAGACGAAGTCCTTGGCCTCGCCGCGGCCGCAGAACCCGAGTTCCTCGAGCTGGGTGAACACGAAGGGGGTGAAGTGGTCGTAGAGGAACGCCGTGGAGATGTCGGACGGCTTCAATCCGGAGTCCCGCCACAGCTTCTCGGCAACCACGCCCATCTCGGGCAGCCCGGTGATGTCGTCGCGGTAGTAGCTCGTCATCACCTCGCCGTCATAGGCCGCACCCTGAGCGGCCGCGGTGATCACCGCCGGCCGGTGCCGCAGGTCCCGGGCCCGTTCCACGCTGGTCACGACCAGCGCCACCCCGCCGTCGCTCTCCTGGCAGCAGTCCAACAGCCGCAGCACCGGCTCGATGATCCAACGGGAGTTCTGGTGATCCTCGAGGGTGATCGGCCGCTGGTAGAACCAGGCGTCCGGGTTGTTGGCGGCGTGCTTGCGGTCGATCACCGAGATCTTGCCGAAGTCCTCGTTGGTCACCCCGTAGGTCGTCATGTACCGCTGGGCGTGCAGCGCGACCCAGCCGGCGGGCGTCATCAGTCCGAACGGTGCGTACGGGGCCAGCCACAGCGGGGGAGCGGTCGGTTTCCGGCCGGCGCCGCCGAAGCGGAACCCGGAGCGCTCGTTGAAGGCGCGGTAGCAGACCACCACATCGGCGACCCCGGTGGCGACCGCCATGGCGGCCTGCAGGACGGTGCCCGCCGCCGCGCCGCCGCCGTGCGGTACCCGGGTGAAGAAGGTCAGGTTGCCGATGCCGACGTTGCGGGCGACCTCGATCTCCTCGTTCTCGTCGACGGTGAACGTGACCATGCCGTCGACGTCGGCCGGGGTGAGCCCGGCGTCGTCGAGCGCGGCTTTGACGGCCTCGCAGGCGAGTTGCATCTCGCTGCGCCCGGACTCCTTGGAGAACTCGGTCTGGCCGATGCCGACGATCGCGGCCCGGCCGGAGATGCCCGTCATCGCCCGGCTCCGTCGAGGAAGCTCAGCAGCGCGGTTCCCGACACGTGGTCGCCGAGGCTGTTGGTGCCCTTGAACGTCACCTCGACCAACCCCTCGTCCTGTCCGGCGATCTTGTCGGTGACGCTGCCGGTGAACCGCAGTGGATCGTTGGGGTAGGCCGGAACGCCGAGCCGGATGGACAGTTTCCTGACCATCGCTTCGGGGCCGGCCCAGTCGTGCAGGAATTTCACACACAGCCCGTTGGTGGTCAGGATGTTCAGAAAGATGTCCTTGGAGCCCTGCGAGTTCGCGAAGTCGCGGTCGTGATGCACCGGCATGTAATCACGGGACGCGATCGCTCCGGCCACGATCAGGGTCGTGGTGACCGGTACCTCCAACGCGGTGACCTCGTCACCGACGTTGACGGCGTCCCACGCCAGAGTGTCGGTGCGGCCGAGGGTTGATGTCATTGGTGTCCTTCCCGATTTCCGCCGGCCCGATATGTGCTGCCCAGCCGGGCCAGCTGATGTGAGGCTGACCCCAGGGTCAGTTCGATCTGCTTGGCCCACAGGAAATATCGCGACAACGGGTAGGTGATGTCGATGCCGATGCCGCCGTGCACCTGTTGGGCGGTGGCGGTGACCCGCGCTCCGGCCTCGGCGGCCCAGAACTTCGCCATGGCGGCCTCCCGGTGCGCGGACCGGTCTTTCGACACCAGCCAGGCGGCGTGCCAGGTGGTCCACCGGATGGCCTCGGTGTCGATGAACGCGTCGGCCATCCGCTGCTGAACGGCCTGGAACGAGCCGATCGGCCGGCCGAACTGCTCCCGCTCGCTGGTGTAGGAGGCCGCGATCCGCAGCGCCCGCTCGGTGACCCCGACCTGCATGGCGCACAGCCCGATCAGGGCGCGGGTGTGCAGCGATTCGACCGGGTTCTCACCCGCGGTGAGCCGGTGTGCGGCCCGGGCCCCGCGAAGTTCCACATCGGCGAAGGGTTCGCCGTTGGTGGTCTGCACCGGCTCGGTCCGCACCCCCGGGTCCGCGGTGTCGACGACGAACAGCGCCGGGCCGCCGTCGTCGTCCTGTGGCGTTGCGGTCACCACGATGGCCTCGGCCAGCTGCGCCGCCGGAACCAGGGTCTTCGTCCCGTCCAGCAGCCAGGAGTCGCCGTCGCGGCGGGCGGTGGTGGACGGGGTGAGCGGATCGATGCTGCCGGGTTCGGCGATCGCGGCGCTCAGTATGCGGCTGCCGTCGACCACCCCGGGCAGATAGTGCTGTTGTACTGCCGGATCGCCGTGGCGGGCAATGGTGTCCGCGCCGAGCAGCAGGGTGGCGTACACCGGCACCGGTGCCACACACCGGCCCACCTCGGCGAGCAGCACCCCCAGCTCGAGGAAGCCGCCTCCGGTACCGCCGACGGACTCCGGCAGCGCGACACCCAGCAGGTCGGCCGAGGCCAGTTCCTGCCACAGGGCCGGATCGTGGCGGATGTCGCCCGATTCGAGGTCGAGGAGGTGCTCCGGGGTCGCCCGGTGCTCGAAGAGCTGCCGGGCGATCTTGCCGATCGTCTCCTGGTCCTCGGAGAAGGAGAAGTCCATCACGCCCTCGCGATCTACAGCGCGGCCGGACGGAACTGGTGCAGGACCAGTTCGTCGTCGTTGAAGGTCTCGTAGAACACCTCGACGTCCATCCCGACTTTCACGTCGGCCGGATCGATGTCACGGAGGTTCGAGACCATGCGCACCCCCTCGTCGAGTTCGACGAGCACCACGATGTAGGGGTACTCGAAGAACGGCAGCGGCGGGTACTGCGGCATCACCCAGCTGTACACCGTTCCGCGGCCGGAGGATTCGACCGCATCCCAGATCAGCGACTGGCAGGAGCCGCACATCGGCCGTGGCGGCACCCGGAACGTCGCGCAGTCACCGCACCGCTGGATGAGCAGCTTGTGTTCCTTCAGACCGTCGTAGAAGAACTGGTTGTCCCGGTTGATGGTGGGTGCGAGTCGGTTCGCCATCAGCTTCCTGTCTTGAATCGGAGGGTGCGGAACCGTTGCCGGCCGATCACCTCGCCGTGCTGGTCGCGGTAGGTGGTGACCCAGGTGACGAAGAAGCCGTGTCCCATCGCGGTCTTCTTCTCGTCGGAGATGGTCTCGAAGACGGTCTCGGCGGTGATCTCGTCGCCGACCCGGGGGTAGCGCTCGATCTCGAACTCCGAGTTCGTCGCGATGGTGCCGGTGTAGCCCGCATCGGCGAGGAACTGCAGCGGGTTGTCGCGGATCTCGACCGGTACACCGCCACGTTCGTGGATGCCCTGGAGTTTCGGCGGCGCCATCGTCCAGCTCTGCAGCATCACCGGCGGTGAGACGATTCCGCCGTAGCGGGATCGTGCGGCCCATCCCGGATCCAGATAGGCGGGGTTGAAGTCGGACAGCGCGTATGCCCAGTGCCGGATCATCGGCTGGTTCACCGGATCCGGCGCCCTGACCGGCTGTCCGGAGCTGATCGGCTGACCGATCAGCGCATCGAGCCGTTGGCGCAGTTCGGATTTCGAGATCTCAGTCATTCGAACCTCTCTGTCATGACGCGGTGGCCCGCAGATCCCGCGGCGCGCGCGGCATACCCAGG contains:
- a CDS encoding UPF0182 family protein, yielding MAMRPAARMPTLTRRSRILIAIALIAVVLLLTGPRLIDTYVNWLWFGELGYRSVFTTVLLTRLIVFLVAALVVGAVVFAGLALAYRTRPVFVPTNGPDDPVARYRIAVMARLRMYGVGIPVFIGLLAGIVAQSYWVRVQLFLHGGSFGITDPEFGKDLGFYAFDLPFYRLVLTYLFVAVTLALIANLVTHYLFGGIRLAGRAGVLSRAARIQLITLVGLLVLLKAVAYWVDRYELLSHTRPGKPFTGAGYTDINAVLPAKLIMLAIAVICAIAVFSALFLRDLRIPAVGLVLLLLSSLVVGAGWPMIVEQFSVRPNAAQKESEYISRSIAATRHAYGLTEDVVTYRSYPGNAPATAAQVAADAATTSNIRVLDPTIVSPAFTQFRQGKNFYYFPDHLNIDRYRDEDGELRDYVVAARELNPDRLIDNQRDWINRHTVYTHGNGFIASPANTVRGVANDPTQNGGYPEFLTNEVGPEGIINQGPAELEQPRIYFGPVIANTAADYAIVGENGPPREYDFETSTETRNYTYTGSGGVPIGNWLNRTVFAAKYAERNFLFSNVIGENSKLLFNRDPADRVEAVAPWLTTDTTVYPAIVNKRIVWIVDGYTTLDNYPYSELTTLSSATADSNEVAINRLQPDKRVSYIRNSVKATVDAYDGTVTLYAHDEDDPVLQAWMKVFPDTVKPSSEISDELREHLRYPEDLFKVQRALLAKYHVSDPITFFSTSDFWDVPLDPNPTASSFQPPYYIVAKDLALNDGSASFQLTSAMNRFQRDFLAAYISASSDPETYGRLTVLTIPGQVNGPKLANNAITTDTAVSQDLGVIGRDGQNRIQFGNLLTLPLGDGGLLYVEPVYASPGRGDAASSYPRLIRVAMMYNDKIGYGPTVRDALIDLFGPGADATATGPAPTGAVTGETPEATTPTDGQAAASVPPRAGQPERAPEAAPRTPAPEAAVPPADGAPVQLSPAKAAALRQLDSAMDEVREAQRSGDFARYGQALQRLHDAMDRFNSAE
- a CDS encoding MFS transporter, translating into MTAAPSYLGEVRVNWRPLAAATAGLSAGLSLSAYTNAAMAPQFLAAFDWSRSDFALTGVIALLTFVFLPVYGRLTDLFGVRRIALIGVTGLPVCWIGYALMSGPIWQYFAIHVAMIALGTTTTPAIYSRLVAIRFDRARGLALAVAISGPPLLGALGVPALDAVNQTLGWRWGCVAIAVAIAVVGFAALALAPRPNPAADPAPADPTGETPSRGRDDTHRRTGAAYRMIGRNPVFWILLAGILLCNLYHSVTTAQLGVVLGDSVGSGNGVAVLVSIFAAAVIVGRFACGLALDRLPSHLVAAVAMGLPGLGCLLIATPWDGFAVLVVAVCCLGAAWGAEGDVVAYLVARRFRLTVYSTVLSILSAAIGVSSAVGAVVLSRTLQASDSFNGFLVFAGVAAFLGGALFLLSGSRRGESDPPPEGPVRSGTAAVASTG
- a CDS encoding CaiB/BaiF CoA transferase family protein — protein: MNSGKNGGDVLGGVRVLEVAAWTFVPSAGAVLAEWGAEVIKVEPVAGGDPQRGLVTMGIVDEGGGVVNYMIEIPNRGKKSIGVDLLNPAGQEVVHELAKTCDVFLTSYLPGRRRRMRIDVEDIRAVNPNIVYVRGSGHGPDGPDADKPGYDGVSYWSRGGIAHVLTEDAEELVRSRPAFGDLLGGMTIAGGIAAALYKRATTGEGSVVDVSLLGLAAWNLSPDIAVSQIHGGSSIPTFGHADAPNPLVGNYRTKDGRYVTLMMLQLDKFFAEAMHAIGLPQVLDDPRFADPAARFENRSTLIAMMDEVFAQRTLAEWREALAGLSGAWGVVQTPGEVCADPAVTANGYIAHTTTMNGVPYAIPVNPVQFDRHHVVPDGAPEHGQHTEEVLLDAGLGWDAIERYKQMGAVL
- a CDS encoding cytochrome P450, coding for MSVQVDKPVDGPVQFDPFSEDYFNGPWQTYRRLRDEAPVYYNAEWDFWALSRFDDVAAATKDHETFSSAKGATLDMVKAPEQSIPVPKVIISMDPPEHNRMRKLVSSVFTPRAVAALEDMVREKIYRLIERLDPAAGFDAVADFSAIFPNQVITTMLGVPEEDREQIRRWLDLLIERKPGQIHITDEGYEASVATGMYYYGLVQKRRAAPQDDMISRLIETEIERDGRIEKLTDVDITGFATMLGGAGAETVTKLIGNAVVAFADFPDEWQKLRADRSKIPAAIEELLRFEAPSQYQVRVNTRDVTLHGTTIPEGSAVLLLTGSALRDERVFRDPDRLDIDRDRVMGFNLAFGYGIHSCLGAALARMESRIALEALLDLIPEYEVDRAGLRRVQMSNVSGFKNVPVRAGR
- a CDS encoding TetR/AcrR family transcriptional regulator, coding for MGAFACFRTYGLRKTTIVDIARKAEVSRSTVYEYFPDKAAIVEACAEAASERFYRNMAKVVNRGEDLEDKLVRACVFVTQARRVVQGEKYFDEEEVSILLTRDSAVLLKECADFIAPYLSAGRVTGEVRKDLDIPKASEWVARILFSLFNTPSPTIDMSDDGAVADFVRSFVLRGFVDDRPHRGRRSSAG
- a CDS encoding lipid-transfer protein, which encodes MTGISGRAAIVGIGQTEFSKESGRSEMQLACEAVKAALDDAGLTPADVDGMVTFTVDENEEIEVARNVGIGNLTFFTRVPHGGGAAAGTVLQAAMAVATGVADVVVCYRAFNERSGFRFGGAGRKPTAPPLWLAPYAPFGLMTPAGWVALHAQRYMTTYGVTNEDFGKISVIDRKHAANNPDAWFYQRPITLEDHQNSRWIIEPVLRLLDCCQESDGGVALVVTSVERARDLRHRPAVITAAAQGAAYDGEVMTSYYRDDITGLPEMGVVAEKLWRDSGLKPSDISTAFLYDHFTPFVFTQLEELGFCGRGEAKDFVSVDELSLGGSLPINTNGGLLGEAYIHGMNGITEGVRQVRGTSYNQVENVEHVLVTSGTGVPTSGLILAPG
- a CDS encoding MaoC family dehydratase yields the protein MTSTLGRTDTLAWDAVNVGDEVTALEVPVTTTLIVAGAIASRDYMPVHHDRDFANSQGSKDIFLNILTTNGLCVKFLHDWAGPEAMVRKLSIRLGVPAYPNDPLRFTGSVTDKIAGQDEGLVEVTFKGTNSLGDHVSGTALLSFLDGAGR
- a CDS encoding acyl-CoA dehydrogenase family protein; the encoded protein is MDFSFSEDQETIGKIARQLFEHRATPEHLLDLESGDIRHDPALWQELASADLLGVALPESVGGTGGGFLELGVLLAEVGRCVAPVPVYATLLLGADTIARHGDPAVQQHYLPGVVDGSRILSAAIAEPGSIDPLTPSTTARRDGDSWLLDGTKTLVPAAQLAEAIVVTATPQDDDGGPALFVVDTADPGVRTEPVQTTNGEPFADVELRGARAAHRLTAGENPVESLHTRALIGLCAMQVGVTERALRIAASYTSEREQFGRPIGSFQAVQQRMADAFIDTEAIRWTTWHAAWLVSKDRSAHREAAMAKFWAAEAGARVTATAQQVHGGIGIDITYPLSRYFLWAKQIELTLGSASHQLARLGSTYRAGGNREGHQ
- a CDS encoding Zn-ribbon domain-containing OB-fold protein gives rise to the protein MANRLAPTINRDNQFFYDGLKEHKLLIQRCGDCATFRVPPRPMCGSCQSLIWDAVESSGRGTVYSWVMPQYPPLPFFEYPYIVVLVELDEGVRMVSNLRDIDPADVKVGMDVEVFYETFNDDELVLHQFRPAAL
- a CDS encoding MaoC family dehydratase, with amino-acid sequence MTEISKSELRQRLDALIGQPISSGQPVRAPDPVNQPMIRHWAYALSDFNPAYLDPGWAARSRYGGIVSPPVMLQSWTMAPPKLQGIHERGGVPVEIRDNPLQFLADAGYTGTIATNSEFEIERYPRVGDEITAETVFETISDEKKTAMGHGFFVTWVTTYRDQHGEVIGRQRFRTLRFKTGS